The genomic window TAATTTTTAAATACCGGAATGGAATTTTTTCTTTCTATGCATGTCTGATTTCCAGAACAATCTATGTTATAAATCCGTTATAATATGCATGATTCAACTTCAATTCATCAGCAATAACCCCACAACCGGTATATCAGCAGAAAAATAAAAAAACAGAATACCATCGGCATCCTGTTTTTTATTGATATTATCATTAAATATTACCAGAATCTTACATAAATAGCGGTAAGCAGCAATAGAGTAATGACAATTAAAACCATTGTTCTTGAGTCTACCTTAAACATTTTGCTGTCGATGGCAAAAGCTTTCGGGTTGACTTTCGGTCCTGCAAGGCTGATCAGAACCATCACCACGATGGTAATAAAGAATGACCATCCCATGTTGATGAGGAACGGGATTTCGGTGATGGTGTGTACCACGCCGTTTTCCAGTTTTTCATAGGTGAATGCCGTATACAGCCAGGTTTCTTTTCCGAAGATGCCGATGGCAAAGCTGTTGAAGAAGATCGCCAGTACGAACCCTAAGATTACCCCTACCAAAGCTGCAGTCCCGGTAGTTCTCTTCCAGAACATTCCCAATAAGAACATGGCAAAAACCCCGGGGCTGATAAATCCGGTGTATTTCTGGATGAACGTAAATCCTCCTTCCCCACCGATGCCCAGAACGTCGGTCCAGGTAAAGGCAAGCGCAACCATCATCGCAATGATAATGACCCATCTTCCCGTTCTTACCATCTGGATTTCGGTAGCATCCGTTTTCAGGTATTTTTTATAGATATCCAGGGTGAAGATCGTTGAAATACTGTTTACTTTTCCGGCCAGGGAAGCTACGATGGCTGCGGTTAACGCTGCTACCGCCAGACCTTTCAATCCGGAAGGCAGGAAGGTTAGAATGGCAGAATAGGCACCATCCTTCACTCCGTTGAATCCCGGAAGCTGTCCTTTGGTGTACAGCACGTAAGCTGCAATCCCCGGAAGCATTACGATGATCGGCATAAACAGTTTCAGGAATCCGGCAAACAGGATCCCGGTTCTTGCCGTTTTCAGGTCAGCTCCCAGCGCACGTTGGGTGATGTACTGGTTACAGCCCCAATAGTTCAGGTTAACGATCCACTGTCCGGCAAAATACATCGCCAATCCCGGTAACACCACGTATTTCTGAACGTCCATATTCTGAGGCATCCCTAAAGTAGTGGTTGTCGTTGTCGGTTTATCAAGCATCAGTTTGAAGTGACCCGGCGCTTCGTTCATCAAAGTATTAAATCCGGCGAACGCATTTCCTACTGCTGCACCGTTGATTCTCTGGTCAACGATCTGCAGCGCCATGTATACGGTAGCAAAACCTCCAATGATCAGTACCGCTACCTGGATTACGTCGGTGTACCCGATTACTTTCATTCCTCCCAAACCGATCAGCAAAGCCATCAGCAGAAGAACGATCATAATGATGTGAAGGTGTTCGCCGCCCAGTAAAGTATCGATGGCCAATGCACCGAGATACAGGATGGAAGTCAGGTTGACAATCACATACAAAAACAGCCAGAATACGGCCATGATCAGGGAAACCGATTTGTTGTAACGGGTTTCTAGAAACTGCGGCATGGTGTAGATCTTATTTTTGAGGTAGATCGGGATAAACCATACGGCGATGATGATCAGGGCAACAGCGGCAATCCATTCGTAGGCGGCAACGGCCACTCCCACGAAAAACCCTTCACCGCTCATCCCGATGAACTGCTCCGCCGAAATGTTGGAAGCGATCAAGCTGGCGCCGATGGCCCACCAAGTGAGCGATCCTTCGGCAAGGAAATAATCTTTACTGCCCGTAGACTCGGATTTTTTCTTTTTGTAAATCCAGAGCCCGTAGGATGCTACCACCACAAAATATATTAAGAAGATGATGATATCAATGGTTGCTAGTTTTCCCATACTTATTTTTTAACAGAAAATTTATAAATGGTTTTAGTCTGGTAATTTTGTCCCGGCTTCAGCTCCGTGGAAGGGAAAGCAGGCTGGTTCGGAGAATCCGGATAGTGCTGGGTTTCCAGGCAGAATCCGCTTCTTTTTTCATATTTGCCACCGGTTTTGGTATCGAATTTTCCGTCCAGGAAATTTCCGGAGTAAAACTGTACGCCCGGCTGGTCGGTCATTACTTCCATGACCCTTCCGCTTGCAGGGTGGTACACCGTAGCGATGGTTCTCATTCCGGTTCCTTTCAGGATCCAGTTGTGATCGTATCCGCCACCTAATTTCAGCTGCTCGTCTTCTGCATTGATGTCTTTGCCGATCGCTTTGGCAGCCGTAAAATCAAACGGGGTTCCCTTTACGCTTTTTTCTTCTCCCAAAGGAATAAGCGTTTTGTTTACCGGTAAGAATTTATCTCCGTTGATCTGAAGTTCATGATCCGTAATCAGATTGGAATAATTTCCGGAAAGATTGAAATACGAATGCTGCGTAAGGTTTACGACAGTCGGTTTATCGGTTTCTGCTTCGTAGGAAATTTCCAGGGCATTGTCTTCGGTAAGGGTATAAAGAACTGTAGTTGTTAGCTTTCCCGGATATCCTTCTTCACCGTCAGCGCTTACATAGGTTAATTTTAAAGTTGGTAATTTGGCATCTTTCACCTGTTCTACCGTCCATATTTTGGTATGGAAGCCTTCTTTTCCTCCGTGAAGGCTGTTTGGACCGTCGTTTTTGTCGATGTCATACGTTTTGCCATCCAAGGTCAATTTGGCATTGGCAATCCTGTTTCCGTATCTTCCGATCAAAGCGCCGAAATAATACGGATTCCCGTTGAAATAATCTTCAGGTTTGGTGAATCCTAAAACCACGTCCTGGTATTTCCCGTCTTTATCGGGAGCGGTAAGCGAAGTGATGATCCCACCATAATTGATGACCTCCACTTTCATCCCGTTCCTGTTGCTTAACGTATATTTTTTAATGGAATCTCCTTTTGCGGTAACTCCGTAATCTGAAACCTGTACATTTTCCATGGTATGTGAGTTCGTTTTATTGTTGTTTTCCTTTTTATTGCAGCCGAAAATACATAAAACTGCTAATAAAATGAATAAACTGCCTCCTATTTTTTTCATAATACATGATATTTGTTGAAGAATTAACGGTAATAGATTTCATTCCATCGAAGGGTGTTCTTAAAATCACGGATTTTCGTGTCTTCGTCAATCACCAGCGATTCGATTCCCGCCATTTCTGCGAAATCCTCCAGCTGATCCACCGTCAGGTTTTCACTGTAGCAGGTATGGTGCGCACCACCGGCCAGGATCCATGCTTCAGCAGCCGTATAAAGATCCGGAAGCGGTTTCCAGAGCACCCTTGCTACCGGAAGTTTCGGAAGCTCTTCGGTAATGTCCAGCGATTTTGTTTTGTTGATCAGCAATCTGAAATGGTTTCCGAAATCCATCAGTGCCGCAACCAGCGAATCGGTATTGCCTCTTGAATTGAAGACCAGTCTTACAGGGTCGGCCTTTCCTCCGATTCCCAGCGGGTGGATTTCACATGACGGCTTATCAGCAGCCAGTACCGGATCTACTTCAAGCATGTGGGAACCTAAAATAGATGGGTTGGAAGGATTTAAATGATAAGTATAATCTTCCATGAATGCGTTTCCGCCTTCCAATCCCTGTCCCATGGTTTTCATCGCTCTCACCAGGGCTGCCGTTTTCCAGTCGCCTTCGCCGGCAAAACCGTATCCTTTTTCCATCAGTCGCTGTACGGCGATTCCCGGAAGCTGTTCCATCCCGTGAAGGTCTTCGAAAGTATCGGAAAATCCTTTGAAATTTCCGTCTTTCAGGAATTTTTCAAGACCAAGCTCAATTCTGGCAGCCGTTTCTAATGATTTTCTATTGGCACCGCCGGAAAGCAGGGATTCTGCCATTCTGTAGGAAGCTTCATATTCTTCGATCAAAGTTTTCACTTCGCCCTCCCCGATTCCGTTGATCACGCTTACCAGATCACCGATTCCCCAGGTATTAACGGAGAATCCGAATTTGGTTTCCGCTTCCACTTTATCACCGTCGGTTACGGCCACATACCGCATATTATCTCCGAAACGGGCGAACTTAGCACCCTGCCAGTCGTCCCAGCCGGCAGCCACACGGCTCCAGTCGCCGATCTGCTTCTGTACCCTTTCCTCTGCCCAGTGTCCTACTACTACTTTTCTGTTTTTGCGGAGGCGGCTCACCATAAATCCGAATTCACGGTCGCCATGCGCCGCCTGGTTCAGGTTCATAAAATCCATATCCATCGTTGACCATGGAATATCCTGGTTGAACTGGGTATGAAGGTGCAGCAAAGGTTTCTGCAAAGCCGTAAGTCCACGGATCCACATTTTAGCCGGTGAAAAGGTATGCATCCAGGTTACCACCCCGATACAGTCGGCAGTATGATTGGCGGCTACCAGGGTTTCGAAAATTTCTTCCGTTGTTTTTACAGTAGGCTTTAAAACCACTTTTACAGGAATCTGTGACGAAGCATTGAACGCTTCCACGATTTTCGCTGAATGTTCGGCTACCTGTGCTAATGTTTCAGGGCCGTATAAATGCTGGCTTCCGGTAATGAACCAGATTTCTTTCGTATTGAGAGGTGTTAACATAGTTTATAAATGATGATTGATAATTGATGATTGATTTTTAATGCTGTTTCTTATAAAACCTAACGGGTTTTTGGAAACCCGTTAGGTTTAGATTATTTTATGTTGAACCTTTTGGATTCGTTTCTCATGAAACCTCATAGGTTTTTAAAACCTATGAGGTTTATATTTTAAAAGCAGCCAGAAGCTAAAAGCCAACAGCCAGCCGCCTGTTACTGTCCGTAATAAGCATCCTTCCCGTGCTTCCTTTCGTAATGTTTTTTAATTAACGAATCTTTTAAACGAAGCGCGTCCGGATTGATCTGTCTTGTAAGATAAGCCATTTCAGCAATGGTTTCCAGGACTTTGCTGTTATACACCGCTTTTTCTGCATTTTTGCCCCAGGTAAACGGACCATGATTCCCGATCAGGACCATTTCCACTTCCTGCGGTGAGAGATTTTTCTCTCTGAAACAGTCGAGGATCTGGATGCCGGTGTTGTATTCGTAGTTGCCTTCGATCAGGCTGTCGTCCATCGGAGGGGCACATGGAATATCGGAAGTCAGGTGATCCGCATGGGTGGTCCCGAAAATCGGGATGTCCATCTGCGCCTGTGCCCATGCCACGGAATAGATGGCATGCGTATGGGAAATCCCGCCGATGTTTTCCCAGTTTTTATACAGGTACGCATGGGTCTTGGTATCGGAAGACGGTCTCAGCTTTCCTTCTATGACATTCGCATCGTAATCCAGGATCACCATATCTTTCGGCTTTAAATCGGCATAGGGAACGCCGCTCGGTTTGATGGCGAAAATGCCTTCGTTGCGGTCAACAGCGCTTACGTTTCCAAAGGTATACACCACCAGCTTCAATGCATCGAGCTGCATATTGGCTTCGTAGCATTCCCGTTGAAGTTCTTTATATTTTTTCATGTTGTTTGTTTTTTGGTGTTTAAGCCCTGTTAAGGTTGAGAACCTTAACAGGGCTCTTAATTACGCTTTCCGTAAAGTCGGCAAGCTGCTGGTATTGCTCCATCAGCCGGTCGTACTCCTGCACCTGTTCCGGCTGCGGATGGTATTCCGCTTCAAAATCGGAACCCATGTGACAGCTGGCTTCCTGAACATCAGGATAAACACCTGCGGCCACGGCGGCGTATATGGCGGCACCCAATGCCGGTGCCTGGTCTGAAGCTGCAACAATGATCGGCATATCCAGTACATTGGCCAATGTCTGCATAATGAACGGAGATTTTCTGGCCACACCTCCGATTCCGATCACTTTATGAATAGGAATTCCCTCTTCCTCGAAACGGTCTACGATTTTCTTGGCTCCGAAGCAGATGGCATTTACCAGTGCTTTGAAAATATGCGGTGCTTTGGTTCCCAGGGAAAGGTGGCTGATGGCCGCTTTCAGTTCCTGATTGGCATCAGGAGTCCTTCTTCCGTTCACCCAATCCAAGGCTACCGGAATGGCTTCACCAACAGGAATTTTTTCTGCTTCCAGGGTTAAATTTTTGATCAGGTTATTTTCAAATTCTTCTTTAAGCTGTGCTTTCTGTTCCGGTGAAATGATCTCGGAATGCTGCAGCATGTTGTTTACCGGCCACATCAGAATGTCGCGGAACCAGGCCAGTACGTCTCCGAAAGCAGATTGTCCTGCTTCCAGCCCGGCCATTCCCGGGATCACGGATCCGTCTACCTGGCCGCAGATTCCTTTTACGGTTTTGTCGGCGATGATTTCGTTCGGGGCTACCATGATGTCGCAGGTAGAGGTTCCCATAATCCTGATCAGGGTGTTCTCTTCCACTTTAGCACCTATGGCACCGGAGTGGGCATCAAAAGTTCCGACAGCAATCACTGTTGCGGTGGTTAATCCTAATTTTGCCGCCCATTCTTCATTAAGATGGCCGGCAACCTCATCAGAAGTATAGGTTTTATCGTATAATCGGTCTCTGAGCTGCCCTAAAGACGGGTCGAGCCTGTTGAGAAAATCTTCGGAAGGCAGTCCGCCCCAGCTTTCGTGCCACATGGCTTTATGCCCGGCTGCGCAGCGGCTTCTTTTAAATGTTTCGAGATCCTGGTGATCTGACAACAGGAAAGTGATGTAATCGCAATGTTCCATCCAGCTGTGTGCTGCATTTTTCACTTCTTCATCCACGCGATTGATGTGCAGGATTTTCGCCCAAAACCATTCGGAGGAATAGATCCCGCCTTCAAAACGCGTATAATCCTCACCGCCCCATGTTCTGGCAAGGGTATTGATTTCTTCAGCTTCACGGATCGATGTGTGATCTTTCCACAATACCATCATGGCATTCGGGTTTTCTTCAAAACCGGGTGTCAGGGAAAGGGCTATTCCCTCCTGATTTACAGGAAGAGGCGAGGATCCGGTGGTATCGATGCAGATGCTGACGATTTCTTCCGGCTGTACACCGCTTTGTCTAACCACTTCGGTGATGGTTTTTTCCAGTCCTTCGATATGGTCTGAAGGATGCTGCCTGAACCTGTTTTTTTCAGGGCTGCAGAAACGGCCTTCTTTCCAGCGTTGGTAATAGCTTACCGAGGAAGCCAGCTCCGCTCCGTTTTCGGTATCGATGAGTACTGCCCGAACGGAATCGGTCCCGTAATCTAATCCTATAACATATTTTTTCATGAATGGGAATACTTGATTTCTTTTTTGATCTGTTTAAATTTTATACTTCACTTAATGACTCATACACTCTCGCAGATCAGCAGATTCAGCAGATTTTTCGAGATTAAACCTGCGTGACCACCGTGATCTGCCAGAAATTATAATGTTATAAAATCATTATTTATTCATTTCAGAGATTCAAACAAATATAAGATTCTTTTTAATTAAATGTAATAAATACACTTAATTTTTATAATTTACTGATTATTAAATATTTAAATTTAATTAATCTTTAAAATTACCAATGATTGGGCAGGAATATCCACCATTAATTTCCCCTTTTTCAGGTTCAGGGTTTCTTCTTTAGGCTGAATGGGTTCATTTTCAAAGCTGTTCTCGGTAGAAAGTTGCGGGGCTGTCAGGGTAATTTTTGTCAGCCTGTTCCCTAATTGTAAGCTTTCCGGATTGATGGTTACAGATTTACCTTCGGCATCCGTATTCACGATCTTGATAATGGTTTCTTTGGTCTTTGCATCTTTTACGGCCGTAGCATACAGCTGATCCTGCCCCGTTACCGGTTTTCCGTTACCGGTAATTTTCAGGACCTCCGTTCCTTTGTTGTTGGAAAAAAGTTTCTGGACATAATAATTGGGCGTTGCGTAAGATTTTAAGTTATTGAACCAGATCAGGTCCGGCGTCCACTGCCATCCTTCTGCGTGGGCGAAAAGCGGTGCATAAGATGTCATCGTCACTACATCGGCATTTCTTTCTAGCCCTGTCATGAAAGCGGCTTCAGAAAGTGCGGTAAGCCAACTGTTCTTATTGTCAGGCTTTACAACACCAACCGATTGCGCTGCATATTCCCCGGCAAAAACTTTAGGTCCGGAACGGTTGTATTTATCATATCTCCCGGCATTTTTCATAAACCATTCCGGGGAATTGTAGTAATGCTCGTCGACGATCTGGGCATTAAGTTTTTTCAGCTCTTTCCATCCGTAATCAAAGAAATCGCCGTCGGGAGAAGGCCCGCTCCCGGAAACGATCTTAATATCCGGATATTTGGAATGGATGGCCTTTTCAAAAACTTTATAGCGTTCGATATAATCTGCTCCCCATTGTTCGTTTCCAACCCCGATGAATTTCATATTAAAAGGTTGCGGATGTCCCATTTCAGCACGGATTTTTCCCCATTTCGTATGGGAATCGCCGTTGGCAAATTCAATCAGGTCCAAAGCGTCCTGAACATACGGATCCAGATCTTCCATTTTTACGAGTTCGGCGGTATTAAACTGGCAAGCCATTCCACAGCTTAAGATTGGAAGCGGTTCGGCATTCAGGTCCTCTGCTAGCTGGAAATATTCAAAAAAGCCAAGACCGAAAGACTGCCAGTAATCAGGGGTAAGGCGATGCGCAAATCCGTTGTTCCATTTATTGATCAGGTTTTCCCTGTCTTCCACTTTACCAATTGTTTTTTTCCACTGGTACCGTTCTGCCAATGTCCTTCCTTCTACGATACAGCCCCCCGGAAAACGTAAAAATCCCGGATGTAAATCATATAATTTCTGCACCAGATCTTTTCGTAAACCGCCTTTTCTTCCTTTCCAGGTATCCTGAGGAAACAGTGAGATCATATCCATATTCACAATGCCTTTTCCGGTAAATGTGATTTGGAGCTTTGCTTTTTCAATCGTTTTGGAAGGATTGAAAACTGCATTGTATTTTTGCCAGCCCCCGCTTTTTATGATGTTGGAAACTGAAGAAACCACCGTTCCTTTTTCATCGACAAGACTGATGTTGATGGCAGAAATGTTTCCTGAA from Chryseobacterium sp. SORGH_AS_0447 includes these protein-coding regions:
- a CDS encoding ribulokinase; the protein is MKKYVIGLDYGTDSVRAVLIDTENGAELASSVSYYQRWKEGRFCSPEKNRFRQHPSDHIEGLEKTITEVVRQSGVQPEEIVSICIDTTGSSPLPVNQEGIALSLTPGFEENPNAMMVLWKDHTSIREAEEINTLARTWGGEDYTRFEGGIYSSEWFWAKILHINRVDEEVKNAAHSWMEHCDYITFLLSDHQDLETFKRSRCAAGHKAMWHESWGGLPSEDFLNRLDPSLGQLRDRLYDKTYTSDEVAGHLNEEWAAKLGLTTATVIAVGTFDAHSGAIGAKVEENTLIRIMGTSTCDIMVAPNEIIADKTVKGICGQVDGSVIPGMAGLEAGQSAFGDVLAWFRDILMWPVNNMLQHSEIISPEQKAQLKEEFENNLIKNLTLEAEKIPVGEAIPVALDWVNGRRTPDANQELKAAISHLSLGTKAPHIFKALVNAICFGAKKIVDRFEEEGIPIHKVIGIGGVARKSPFIMQTLANVLDMPIIVAASDQAPALGAAIYAAVAAGVYPDVQEASCHMGSDFEAEYHPQPEQVQEYDRLMEQYQQLADFTESVIKSPVKVLNLNRA
- a CDS encoding aldose epimerase family protein; translation: MKKIGGSLFILLAVLCIFGCNKKENNNKTNSHTMENVQVSDYGVTAKGDSIKKYTLSNRNGMKVEVINYGGIITSLTAPDKDGKYQDVVLGFTKPEDYFNGNPYYFGALIGRYGNRIANAKLTLDGKTYDIDKNDGPNSLHGGKEGFHTKIWTVEQVKDAKLPTLKLTYVSADGEEGYPGKLTTTVLYTLTEDNALEISYEAETDKPTVVNLTQHSYFNLSGNYSNLITDHELQINGDKFLPVNKTLIPLGEEKSVKGTPFDFTAAKAIGKDINAEDEQLKLGGGYDHNWILKGTGMRTIATVYHPASGRVMEVMTDQPGVQFYSGNFLDGKFDTKTGGKYEKRSGFCLETQHYPDSPNQPAFPSTELKPGQNYQTKTIYKFSVKK
- a CDS encoding sodium/solute symporter (Members of the Solute:Sodium Symporter (SSS), TC 2.A.21 as described in tcdb.org, catalyze solute:Na+ symport. Known solutes for members of the family include sugars, amino acids, nucleosides, inositols, vitamins, urea or anions, depending on the system.), producing MGKLATIDIIIFLIYFVVVASYGLWIYKKKKSESTGSKDYFLAEGSLTWWAIGASLIASNISAEQFIGMSGEGFFVGVAVAAYEWIAAVALIIIAVWFIPIYLKNKIYTMPQFLETRYNKSVSLIMAVFWLFLYVIVNLTSILYLGALAIDTLLGGEHLHIIMIVLLLMALLIGLGGMKVIGYTDVIQVAVLIIGGFATVYMALQIVDQRINGAAVGNAFAGFNTLMNEAPGHFKLMLDKPTTTTTTLGMPQNMDVQKYVVLPGLAMYFAGQWIVNLNYWGCNQYITQRALGADLKTARTGILFAGFLKLFMPIIVMLPGIAAYVLYTKGQLPGFNGVKDGAYSAILTFLPSGLKGLAVAALTAAIVASLAGKVNSISTIFTLDIYKKYLKTDATEIQMVRTGRWVIIIAMMVALAFTWTDVLGIGGEGGFTFIQKYTGFISPGVFAMFLLGMFWKRTTGTAALVGVILGFVLAIFFNSFAIGIFGKETWLYTAFTYEKLENGVVHTITEIPFLINMGWSFFITIVVMVLISLAGPKVNPKAFAIDSKMFKVDSRTMVLIVITLLLLTAIYVRFW
- the araA gene encoding L-arabinose isomerase; this translates as MLTPLNTKEIWFITGSQHLYGPETLAQVAEHSAKIVEAFNASSQIPVKVVLKPTVKTTEEIFETLVAANHTADCIGVVTWMHTFSPAKMWIRGLTALQKPLLHLHTQFNQDIPWSTMDMDFMNLNQAAHGDREFGFMVSRLRKNRKVVVGHWAEERVQKQIGDWSRVAAGWDDWQGAKFARFGDNMRYVAVTDGDKVEAETKFGFSVNTWGIGDLVSVINGIGEGEVKTLIEEYEASYRMAESLLSGGANRKSLETAARIELGLEKFLKDGNFKGFSDTFEDLHGMEQLPGIAVQRLMEKGYGFAGEGDWKTAALVRAMKTMGQGLEGGNAFMEDYTYHLNPSNPSILGSHMLEVDPVLAADKPSCEIHPLGIGGKADPVRLVFNSRGNTDSLVAALMDFGNHFRLLINKTKSLDITEELPKLPVARVLWKPLPDLYTAAEAWILAGGAHHTCYSENLTVDQLEDFAEMAGIESLVIDEDTKIRDFKNTLRWNEIYYR
- a CDS encoding alpha-L-arabinofuranosidase C-terminal domain-containing protein, with the protein product MKTKNTICAAALFLTATFFSAQSQKSSFSLDLNGASTGIKIQPTMYGIFFEDINFAADGGLYAELIKNRSFEFDEPLTGWKQPNTKTLSPNLDSGFLTIITDKSKPNRNYARITVGNDKNYLLENEGFRGIGLHQGEKYDLSFNLENVSGNISAINISLVDEKGTVVSSVSNIIKSGGWQKYNAVFNPSKTIEKAKLQITFTGKGIVNMDMISLFPQDTWKGRKGGLRKDLVQKLYDLHPGFLRFPGGCIVEGRTLAERYQWKKTIGKVEDRENLINKWNNGFAHRLTPDYWQSFGLGFFEYFQLAEDLNAEPLPILSCGMACQFNTAELVKMEDLDPYVQDALDLIEFANGDSHTKWGKIRAEMGHPQPFNMKFIGVGNEQWGADYIERYKVFEKAIHSKYPDIKIVSGSGPSPDGDFFDYGWKELKKLNAQIVDEHYYNSPEWFMKNAGRYDKYNRSGPKVFAGEYAAQSVGVVKPDNKNSWLTALSEAAFMTGLERNADVVTMTSYAPLFAHAEGWQWTPDLIWFNNLKSYATPNYYVQKLFSNNKGTEVLKITGNGKPVTGQDQLYATAVKDAKTKETIIKIVNTDAEGKSVTINPESLQLGNRLTKITLTAPQLSTENSFENEPIQPKEETLNLKKGKLMVDIPAQSLVILKIN
- a CDS encoding L-ribulose-5-phosphate 4-epimerase — encoded protein: MKKYKELQRECYEANMQLDALKLVVYTFGNVSAVDRNEGIFAIKPSGVPYADLKPKDMVILDYDANVIEGKLRPSSDTKTHAYLYKNWENIGGISHTHAIYSVAWAQAQMDIPIFGTTHADHLTSDIPCAPPMDDSLIEGNYEYNTGIQILDCFREKNLSPQEVEMVLIGNHGPFTWGKNAEKAVYNSKVLETIAEMAYLTRQINPDALRLKDSLIKKHYERKHGKDAYYGQ